A region of Pyxidicoccus parkwaysis DNA encodes the following proteins:
- a CDS encoding CPXCG motif-containing cysteine-rich protein, with protein MQPFAEATTERCPYCGEEVEVDVDPIGAHSETYVEDCPVCCRPWTVQVSREEEGVSVHLGRDDD; from the coding sequence ATGCAACCCTTCGCGGAAGCCACCACCGAGCGCTGCCCCTACTGCGGTGAGGAAGTGGAGGTCGACGTGGACCCCATCGGCGCCCACTCGGAGACCTACGTCGAGGACTGTCCGGTGTGTTGCCGGCCCTGGACGGTGCAGGTGTCCCGCGAGGAGGAGGGAGTCTCGGTCCACCTCGGACGCGACGACGACTGA
- a CDS encoding general secretion pathway protein GspE — MAAPSRNRIGEILVKARVIDDLQLRSALATQDQWGGRLSRIVADMGLASEETIAEAICQGMGMQRVQLGNITRDVGALARVDVSLAEQKGVFPVSLKDNGKTLVLAMADPTDLATLDQVAAKSRARVVVMVASEREIAHAILRHYRNQEPVVSTRFGGPRPQQPAGEEYDSGGEDDFKVVDMSGKTVVKRIADIVPDAPAPAPPPPPSARAAEKPAPPVAGSSAADILDEILAGGTPTSEWTEEDLQRLQTVQQNQEKSSKILRALLELLLEKGQLQQRELAAKMRL, encoded by the coding sequence ATGGCTGCTCCTTCCCGGAATCGCATCGGAGAAATCCTCGTCAAGGCCCGCGTCATCGACGACCTGCAGCTACGCAGCGCGCTCGCCACGCAAGACCAGTGGGGTGGACGCCTGTCGCGCATCGTCGCGGACATGGGGCTGGCCAGCGAGGAGACCATCGCCGAGGCCATCTGCCAGGGCATGGGCATGCAGCGCGTTCAGCTGGGCAACATCACCCGCGACGTGGGCGCGCTGGCGCGCGTGGACGTGAGCCTGGCGGAGCAGAAGGGCGTCTTCCCGGTGAGCCTGAAGGACAACGGGAAGACGCTGGTGCTCGCCATGGCGGACCCCACGGACCTGGCCACCCTCGACCAGGTGGCGGCGAAGAGCCGCGCCCGCGTGGTCGTCATGGTGGCGAGCGAGCGCGAAATCGCGCACGCGATTCTGCGCCACTACCGCAACCAGGAGCCGGTGGTGAGCACCCGCTTCGGCGGACCCCGGCCGCAGCAGCCCGCGGGCGAGGAGTACGACTCGGGCGGCGAGGACGACTTCAAGGTCGTCGACATGAGCGGCAAGACGGTGGTGAAGCGCATCGCGGACATCGTCCCGGACGCGCCCGCCCCCGCGCCCCCGCCGCCTCCCTCCGCGCGCGCCGCGGAGAAGCCGGCCCCGCCCGTGGCGGGCTCGAGCGCCGCGGACATCCTCGACGAAATCCTCGCCGGCGGCACGCCCACGTCCGAGTGGACGGAGGAGGACCTGCAGCGCCTCCAGACGGTGCAGCAGAACCAGGAGAAGAGCTCCAAGATTCTG